Proteins from a single region of Deinococcus depolymerans:
- a CDS encoding C40 family peptidase, with product MKPFHVLLTALALCGTASATSYTVKAGDTLYSIAKATGVDASTLMKLNRLGSSTINVGQKLNVGGASASTPAARPAAAAPAPQGGTFVRAAATRYLGIRYVLGGTGNGGIDCSGFTMNVFRQMGINLPRTAAAQWRVGSAVSRRDLRAGDLVFFNTMGRTASHVGIYLGDGMMANANSYHGRTIVEPLFGNAYWASRYDGARRVLN from the coding sequence ATGAAACCCTTCCACGTACTTCTGACTGCTCTTGCCCTCTGCGGCACCGCCAGCGCCACCAGCTACACCGTCAAGGCCGGCGACACGCTGTACTCGATCGCCAAGGCCACCGGCGTGGACGCCAGCACGCTGATGAAACTGAACAGGCTCGGCAGCAGCACCATCAACGTCGGTCAGAAGCTCAACGTGGGCGGCGCCAGCGCCAGCACCCCCGCCGCCCGTCCCGCGGCCGCCGCGCCCGCCCCGCAGGGCGGCACCTTCGTGCGGGCCGCCGCCACCCGCTACCTGGGCATCCGCTACGTGCTGGGCGGCACCGGCAACGGCGGCATCGACTGCAGCGGCTTCACCATGAACGTGTTCCGCCAGATGGGCATCAACCTGCCCCGCACCGCCGCCGCCCAGTGGCGCGTCGGCAGCGCCGTCAGCCGCCGCGACCTGCGCGCCGGAGACCTGGTGTTCTTCAACACCATGGGCCGCACCGCCAGCCACGTCGGCATCTACCTGGGTGACGGCATGATGGCCAACGCGAACTCCTACCACGGCCGCACCATCGTCGAACCCCTGTTCGGCAACGCCTACTGGGCCAGCCGCTACGACGGCGCCCGCCGCGTCCTGAACTGA
- the dtd gene encoding D-aminoacyl-tRNA deacylase, with translation MRATLQRVTRATCTVEGEVTGQTGPGLLVLLGVAPGDTEETARALAAKIAKLRIFNDGNGKMNRSVQDIGGGVLSVSQFTLYADTRSGNRPSFTGAAPPEQARALYGTFNAALRDLDLPVGEGVFGAHMVLDLTNDGPVTLTLDL, from the coding sequence GTGCGCGCCACCCTGCAACGCGTGACCCGCGCCACCTGCACCGTCGAGGGTGAGGTCACGGGGCAGACCGGCCCGGGCCTGCTCGTCCTGCTGGGCGTCGCGCCCGGCGACACCGAGGAAACGGCCCGCGCCCTGGCCGCCAAGATCGCCAAACTGCGGATCTTCAACGACGGGAACGGCAAGATGAACCGCAGCGTCCAGGACATCGGCGGCGGCGTCCTGAGCGTCAGTCAGTTCACGCTGTACGCCGACACCCGCAGCGGCAACCGCCCCAGCTTCACGGGGGCCGCCCCGCCCGAACAGGCCCGCGCGCTGTACGGCACCTTCAACGCCGCGCTGCGTGACCTGGACCTTCCGGTGGGAGAGGGCGTGTTCGGCGCGCACATGGTCCTCGACCTGACGAACGACGGCCCCGTCACCCTGACCCTCGACCTGTAG
- a CDS encoding DUF1844 domain-containing protein has product MPHPEFVGLVNSLQATAEAALGDLNAATASAARDGLLEERRARQTAERSLKLLTMLAEKTRGNLDFTEADLLTDAIGSVRERLNTAPQGGAAQN; this is encoded by the coding sequence ATGCCTCACCCGGAATTCGTTGGACTTGTCAACTCATTGCAGGCGACCGCCGAGGCGGCGCTGGGCGACCTGAACGCCGCGACCGCCAGCGCCGCCCGCGACGGCCTGCTGGAGGAACGCCGCGCCCGCCAGACCGCCGAGCGCAGCCTGAAACTGCTGACCATGCTGGCCGAGAAGACCCGCGGGAACCTCGACTTCACCGAGGCGGACCTGCTCACGGACGCCATCGGCAGCGTCCGCGAACGCCTGAACACCGCTCCGCAGGGCGGCGCGGCGCAGAACTGA
- a CDS encoding peroxiredoxin: MALSTGDFVPEFTAVQEDGSPYLPAARRWRVLFFFPKTATTHCQLQARRYEALQPEFRALGIDVVGVNGDPRREQVRFRDLCRLTFPVLNDVRHEVTNLFGVLDEPWPGETLRRPRRETFLISPDGVIKQHWQAVHPGQDAELVLAAAQALLVS, encoded by the coding sequence ATGGCTCTTTCGACAGGTGATTTCGTGCCGGAGTTCACGGCGGTTCAGGAGGACGGTTCACCGTATCTGCCCGCGGCGCGGCGGTGGCGGGTGCTGTTCTTCTTCCCGAAAACGGCGACCACCCACTGCCAGCTGCAGGCGCGGCGTTACGAGGCGCTGCAGCCGGAGTTCCGGGCGCTGGGGATCGACGTGGTGGGCGTCAACGGGGACCCGCGCCGTGAACAGGTGCGGTTCCGGGATCTGTGCCGCCTGACCTTCCCGGTGCTGAACGACGTGCGGCACGAGGTCACGAACCTGTTCGGCGTGCTGGATGAACCGTGGCCGGGCGAGACGCTGCGCCGGCCGCGCCGGGAGACGTTCCTGATCAGTCCGGACGGGGTGATCAAGCAACACTGGCAGGCGGTGCATCCCGGCCAGGATGCCGAACTGGTCCTGGCAGCGGCGCAGGCCCTCCTGGTCTCCTGA
- a CDS encoding alpha/beta hydrolase, which translates to MNPLPARRILSAALLITGLTLGAVAAAQTAAPTPVPATQAASTLRPALSGERRYLTIPDFGRVAYYADPRGQGRPLVLTSSVNAAASAYEMKPVWDAYVGTRPVYALEWPGFGSSDRPDVTYTKELMTAALNALIRELNTDVDVVGLSLGSEFAARAALLDPRVRSLALISPSGLGNPRGGTQEATADDGGQQLYDRLNTFGTPLYALIRTRLSIEYFLSRSFRGPVDAGLVDYSVETTRQPGAKYAPLYFISGRLFTPDAYADLYSRLSIPTLVLYDQDGFVSFDRLQDFTQKSGVQAVRIEGTDGLPHFEKLPEVKAALDAFWTARR; encoded by the coding sequence ATGAACCCTCTGCCTGCCCGCCGCATCCTGAGCGCCGCGCTGCTGATCACCGGCCTGACCCTGGGGGCCGTGGCGGCCGCTCAGACGGCCGCGCCCACCCCTGTCCCTGCCACCCAGGCGGCGTCCACCCTGCGACCTGCCCTCAGCGGCGAGCGGCGCTACCTGACCATCCCGGACTTCGGGCGGGTCGCGTACTACGCCGATCCGCGCGGCCAGGGCCGACCCCTGGTCCTGACCAGCAGCGTGAACGCCGCCGCCAGCGCCTACGAGATGAAACCCGTCTGGGACGCCTACGTGGGCACCCGCCCGGTGTACGCACTGGAATGGCCGGGTTTCGGCAGCAGCGACCGCCCCGACGTGACGTACACCAAAGAACTCATGACGGCCGCCCTGAACGCCCTGATCAGGGAACTGAACACTGACGTGGACGTGGTCGGCCTCAGCCTCGGCAGCGAGTTCGCGGCCCGCGCCGCGCTGCTCGACCCGCGCGTTCGCAGCCTCGCGCTGATCAGCCCCAGCGGCCTGGGCAACCCGCGCGGCGGCACGCAGGAAGCCACCGCCGACGACGGCGGCCAGCAACTCTACGACCGCCTGAACACCTTCGGCACGCCGCTGTACGCCCTCATCCGCACGCGCCTGAGCATCGAGTACTTCCTGAGCCGCTCGTTCCGCGGACCGGTCGACGCCGGGCTGGTGGACTACTCGGTCGAGACCACCCGCCAGCCCGGCGCGAAGTACGCGCCCCTCTACTTCATCAGCGGGCGGCTGTTCACCCCGGACGCCTACGCCGACCTGTACAGCCGCCTGAGCATCCCCACGCTGGTCCTGTATGACCAGGACGGGTTCGTGTCCTTCGACCGCCTGCAGGACTTCACGCAGAAGAGCGGCGTGCAGGCCGTGAGGATCGAGGGCACCGACGGCCTGCCGCACTTCGAGAAACTGCCCGAGGTGAAAGCCGCGCTCGACGCCTTCTGGACCGCCCGCCGCTGA
- a CDS encoding polyprenyl synthetase family protein translates to MRADLLSRVFSLLPERSDRPELTGYYDMLRDYPARGGKGIRSELLLASARVHGAQPEPDPAPGTPWDAALWLATGLEMFQNWVLIHDDIEDDSEERRGRPALHRLHGVPLAINAGDALHAYMWAAVHRAGVPGGMQAFLDMIHRTAEGQHLDLCWVEGRRWDLREDDYLQMVRLKTAYYTVVVPLHLGALAAGAQPHAGFHAAGLALGAAFQIRDDVLNLNGDPVKYGKEIGGDLLEGKRTLIVLHWLARAPREQREVFLEQMRRDRPAKDPAVIAQIHGWLLESGSVAHAQATADALASEGLSLLEDALGGLPDPAAAQQLLGVIRELATRDA, encoded by the coding sequence ATGCGTGCCGATCTGCTGTCCCGTGTGTTCTCGCTGCTGCCCGAACGGTCGGACCGTCCGGAGCTGACCGGGTATTACGACATGCTGCGCGACTACCCGGCGCGCGGCGGCAAGGGGATCCGCAGCGAACTGCTGCTCGCCAGCGCCCGCGTGCACGGCGCGCAGCCGGAACCCGATCCCGCGCCGGGCACGCCGTGGGACGCGGCGCTGTGGCTGGCCACCGGACTGGAGATGTTCCAGAACTGGGTGCTGATCCACGACGACATCGAGGACGACAGCGAGGAACGCCGGGGCCGCCCGGCCCTTCACCGCCTGCACGGCGTGCCGCTGGCCATCAATGCCGGGGACGCCCTGCACGCGTACATGTGGGCCGCCGTTCACCGGGCGGGCGTGCCGGGCGGGATGCAGGCGTTTCTGGACATGATTCACCGCACGGCGGAGGGGCAGCACCTGGACCTGTGCTGGGTGGAGGGCCGCCGCTGGGACCTGCGCGAGGACGACTACCTTCAGATGGTGCGCCTGAAGACCGCGTACTACACGGTGGTCGTGCCGCTGCACCTGGGGGCGCTGGCGGCGGGAGCGCAGCCGCACGCCGGGTTTCACGCGGCGGGGCTGGCGCTGGGCGCGGCCTTCCAGATCCGGGATGACGTGCTGAACCTGAACGGCGACCCCGTGAAGTACGGCAAGGAGATCGGCGGGGACCTGCTGGAAGGCAAACGCACCCTGATCGTGCTGCACTGGCTGGCGCGCGCGCCGCGCGAGCAGCGCGAGGTGTTCCTGGAGCAGATGCGCCGCGACCGCCCCGCCAAGGACCCGGCCGTGATCGCGCAGATTCACGGGTGGCTGCTGGAGAGCGGCAGCGTGGCCCACGCGCAGGCCACTGCCGACGCCCTGGCAAGCGAGGGCCTGAGCCTGCTGGAAGACGCGCTGGGTGGCTTGCCGGACCCGGCGGCGGCGCAGCAACTGCTGGGCGTCATCCGGGAACTGGCGACCAGGGACGCCTGA
- a CDS encoding GGDEF domain-containing protein, with product TIVSQAMNTAPPASLSPLDTAWAARDDQPSVARAVVRAELGGRNDAQAGVIAAYLLWRDGALPDAVERVTVSLNHLRLAAPSVWLGRGLNILAALQSQLNRPDLAVSLYEEQVDLARHIRDPELSATALHDLGVELRLSDPGRARQHITEALLAFQAMNYAHGVAVAHTNLAEFAQRAGDHHTTLHHATQALTFPHLDQQPTLEVEVQAALLHALSALNDPRADRTRARLEFFNRADSNPEVQITAALALARHATPDRVPTLLLPALDRARQLGEHVSLPVLHEALSVAYAALGDHASALTHLQETLRLERHRHTAERRQNFQSFEVLRRIQSLQDMAEQERLRNDELNVHLQELRDLNRRIRELGRTDHLTQLTNREHLFHEGERLAAASTPDRPLAAAIIDVDHFKLINDTWGHQMGDRVLQQVARLIRSVARPGDVAARYGGEEFTILRPDATAAQLAATCQELQRRLQEHPWHSIAPDLRVTLSIGVADTTSAAHPAPLPNRPDAPVAPDVPGATARLDALIAEADRRLYAVKNAGRDAIRAEP from the coding sequence ACTATCGTGTCGCAGGCCATGAACACCGCGCCCCCCGCTTCCCTCTCTCCACTCGACACCGCCTGGGCGGCCCGGGACGACCAGCCGTCCGTCGCCCGCGCGGTGGTCCGTGCGGAACTCGGCGGCCGGAACGACGCCCAGGCCGGCGTGATCGCCGCCTACCTCCTGTGGCGTGACGGCGCGCTGCCCGACGCGGTCGAGCGCGTCACCGTCAGCCTCAACCACCTGAGACTCGCGGCGCCCAGCGTCTGGCTCGGCCGGGGGCTGAACATCCTGGCGGCCCTGCAGAGCCAGCTCAACCGGCCCGACCTGGCCGTCTCCCTGTACGAGGAGCAGGTGGACCTCGCCCGGCACATCCGGGACCCGGAACTGTCCGCGACCGCCCTGCACGACCTGGGCGTCGAACTGCGCCTCAGTGACCCCGGCCGGGCCCGCCAGCACATCACCGAGGCGCTGCTCGCCTTTCAGGCCATGAACTACGCCCACGGCGTGGCGGTCGCCCACACCAACCTCGCGGAGTTCGCCCAGCGCGCCGGTGACCACCACACCACGCTGCACCACGCCACGCAGGCCCTGACCTTCCCGCACCTCGACCAGCAACCCACCCTGGAAGTCGAGGTGCAGGCCGCCCTGCTGCACGCCCTGAGCGCCCTGAACGACCCCCGCGCCGACCGGACCCGCGCCCGGCTGGAATTCTTCAACCGCGCCGACAGCAACCCGGAAGTGCAGATCACGGCCGCCCTGGCACTCGCCCGTCACGCCACGCCGGACCGCGTACCCACCCTGCTCCTCCCCGCGCTGGACCGCGCCCGGCAACTCGGCGAGCACGTCAGCCTCCCGGTCCTGCACGAGGCGCTCAGTGTCGCCTACGCCGCGCTCGGCGACCACGCCTCCGCCCTGACCCACCTGCAGGAAACCCTGCGGCTCGAACGCCACCGCCACACCGCCGAACGCCGCCAGAACTTCCAGAGTTTCGAGGTATTGCGCCGCATCCAGTCCCTGCAGGACATGGCCGAACAGGAACGCCTGCGCAACGACGAACTGAACGTTCACCTGCAGGAACTCCGCGACCTGAACCGCCGCATCCGTGAACTCGGCCGCACCGACCACCTGACCCAGCTGACCAACCGCGAACACCTCTTCCACGAGGGCGAACGCCTCGCGGCGGCCAGCACACCCGACCGGCCACTGGCCGCCGCGATCATCGACGTCGACCACTTCAAACTCATCAACGACACCTGGGGCCACCAGATGGGCGACCGGGTGCTTCAGCAGGTCGCCCGGCTGATCCGCAGTGTCGCGCGGCCCGGAGACGTCGCCGCCCGTTACGGCGGCGAGGAATTCACGATCCTGCGGCCCGACGCCACCGCCGCGCAACTGGCCGCCACCTGCCAGGAACTGCAGCGTCGGCTGCAGGAGCACCCCTGGCACAGCATCGCGCCGGACCTGCGCGTCACGCTGAGTATCGGCGTGGCCGACACGACCAGCGCCGCGCACCCCGCCCCCCTGCCGAACCGTCCCGACGCGCCAGTCGCGCCCGACGTGCCGGGCGCGACCGCCCGCCTCGACGCACTGATCGCCGAGGCGGACCGGCGCCTGTACGCCGTGAAGAACGCCGGCCGTGACGCCATCCGCGCAGAACCCTGA
- a CDS encoding outer membrane lipoprotein carrier protein LolA yields MKKLPLTLLAPALLALGSVAGAQTAQDIINRVDATQKAARDVSFRLSGNATLDTSSQKIDLTIKAIPAQNVARVQFAAPDALADNVVVADKNEIRQYMYLTNQITVTSAQKAASSAGLSLDFTQLSNTASMLASYNVKLLGTSGSAGKRLFQLEATPRSGGTDRTRVWITEDGWRPTRIQILNSGGKTLADLNVSNYRVNAGLSAAGIRALPKDAQIIRQ; encoded by the coding sequence ATGAAGAAACTCCCCCTGACCCTCCTGGCCCCCGCCCTGCTGGCCCTCGGCTCGGTGGCCGGCGCCCAGACCGCGCAGGACATCATCAACCGGGTGGACGCCACCCAGAAGGCCGCCAGGGACGTGTCCTTCCGTCTCAGCGGCAACGCCACCCTGGATACCAGCAGCCAGAAGATTGACCTGACCATCAAGGCCATTCCCGCGCAGAACGTCGCCCGCGTGCAGTTCGCCGCGCCCGACGCCCTGGCCGACAACGTGGTCGTGGCCGACAAGAACGAGATCCGTCAGTACATGTACCTGACCAATCAGATCACCGTCACCAGCGCCCAGAAGGCCGCCAGCAGCGCCGGCCTGAGCCTGGACTTCACGCAGCTGAGCAACACCGCCAGCATGCTCGCCAGTTACAACGTGAAACTGCTGGGCACCAGCGGCAGCGCCGGCAAGCGCCTGTTCCAGCTGGAAGCCACGCCCCGGTCGGGCGGCACGGACCGCACCCGCGTGTGGATCACCGAGGACGGCTGGCGGCCCACCCGCATTCAGATCCTGAACAGCGGCGGCAAGACCCTGGCCGACCTGAACGTCTCGAACTACCGCGTGAACGCCGGCCTGAGCGCCGCCGGGATCCGGGCCCTGCCGAAAGACGCACAGATCATCCGCCAGTAA
- a CDS encoding N-formylglutamate amidohydrolase, which translates to MTSAPGHPTGDLSRTDRLLIVTPHPSGQIPADVLRDMLGDDAFDTPRREAFLRRIFLDGDPYTDLLFSVPGARHAQAPWSRFAADLNRERDDRDDNGVLKVMGFDRAPLYPAGWTPGDDTRETRLRRIWDPFNAQLSAELVGAGLMIVGHSMAPTGPALGLDTGSPRPAICLMPGTPAQSTYPHALWRELQRACQDAFAPVIAASPDPRVTIGEPWATDTLSLTHSARSGVPAFGIEFNAGLYLQGGQPIDPAIRALNAAFGVFAHAALNLLP; encoded by the coding sequence ATGACCTCCGCGCCCGGCCACCCCACAGGCGACCTGTCCCGCACAGACCGGCTGCTGATCGTCACGCCGCACCCCTCCGGGCAGATCCCGGCCGACGTGCTGCGCGACATGCTGGGCGACGACGCCTTCGACACGCCCCGCCGCGAGGCGTTCCTGCGCCGCATCTTCCTGGACGGCGACCCCTACACCGACCTGCTGTTCAGCGTGCCCGGCGCGCGCCACGCCCAGGCCCCCTGGAGCCGCTTCGCCGCCGACCTGAACCGCGAACGCGACGACCGTGACGACAACGGCGTTCTGAAGGTCATGGGCTTCGACCGCGCGCCCCTGTACCCGGCCGGATGGACGCCCGGCGACGACACCCGCGAAACGCGGCTGCGGCGCATCTGGGACCCCTTCAATGCCCAGCTGAGCGCCGAACTGGTCGGCGCGGGCCTGATGATCGTGGGGCACTCCATGGCCCCCACCGGCCCCGCGCTGGGACTGGACACCGGCAGCCCCCGCCCGGCCATCTGCCTGATGCCCGGCACGCCCGCGCAGTCCACCTACCCGCACGCGCTGTGGAGAGAACTGCAGCGCGCCTGCCAGGACGCCTTCGCGCCGGTCATCGCCGCCAGCCCCGACCCGCGCGTCACGATCGGGGAACCCTGGGCGACCGACACCCTCAGTCTCACGCACAGCGCCCGTAGCGGCGTGCCCGCCTTCGGCATCGAATTCAACGCCGGCCTGTACCTGCAAGGCGGTCAGCCCATCGACCCGGCCATCCGCGCCCTGAACGCCGCGTTCGGCGTGTTCGCGCACGCCGCCCTGAACCTCCTGCCCTGA
- a CDS encoding LEA type 2 family protein has protein sequence MRLLPAAVLGTAALSLSACAPLQQILQVPRVDVQNVYLQSLTLPGGFGNAPVANLTLNLRVTNPNPLPLRLANLAGTLVIDGAEVGQVSFPNVAIPASGVAEQRADVSIPVTLNTAASFLKVARGQLVTYRVDGGFTADFGPLGLQDFGPFTLAQGQWKQAPILPF, from the coding sequence ATGCGCCTGCTTCCTGCCGCCGTCCTGGGCACCGCCGCCCTGTCCCTGAGTGCCTGCGCGCCCCTGCAGCAGATCCTGCAGGTGCCCCGCGTGGACGTGCAGAACGTGTACCTGCAGAGCCTCACGCTGCCCGGCGGGTTCGGGAACGCCCCGGTCGCGAACCTGACCCTGAACCTGCGGGTCACGAATCCCAACCCGCTGCCCCTGCGCCTGGCGAACCTCGCGGGGACACTGGTCATCGACGGGGCCGAGGTGGGGCAGGTGTCGTTCCCGAATGTCGCCATTCCCGCCAGCGGCGTGGCCGAGCAGCGGGCCGACGTGTCCATTCCCGTCACGCTGAACACGGCCGCGTCGTTCCTGAAGGTGGCGCGCGGGCAGCTGGTCACGTACCGCGTGGACGGCGGGTTCACGGCAGATTTCGGGCCGCTGGGCCTGCAGGACTTCGGGCCGTTCACGCTGGCGCAGGGGCAGTGGAAGCAGGCACCCATCCTGCCGTTCTGA
- a CDS encoding uracil-DNA glycosylase: MTALPDARDLPTLEGQNRACRACDLRAGCTQVVVAEGRADAPLLIVGEGPGAHEDRTGRPFVGPGGQLLDRILHAAGIGRDEAYLTNVVKCRPPGHRDPLPHEARTCAARWLEPQLTLLRPRVILAVGHTAAAYLLDTRLGMGALRGQWFQYRHDDGQGGTYAAPLMPLLHPAYLLRRDTRAPGGPKSLTWRDIREAAAVLRGDHAPGPFADPAPPDMQGQPGLF; the protein is encoded by the coding sequence GTGACCGCGCTCCCCGACGCCCGCGACCTGCCGACCCTGGAAGGCCAGAACCGCGCCTGCCGCGCCTGCGACCTGCGGGCCGGCTGCACGCAGGTCGTGGTGGCCGAGGGCCGCGCCGACGCGCCGCTGCTGATCGTCGGTGAGGGCCCCGGCGCGCACGAGGACCGGACGGGCCGGCCCTTCGTGGGCCCCGGCGGGCAACTGCTCGACCGGATCCTGCACGCCGCCGGCATCGGGCGGGACGAGGCGTACCTCACGAACGTCGTCAAATGCCGCCCGCCCGGCCACCGCGACCCCCTCCCGCACGAGGCCCGCACCTGCGCCGCCCGCTGGCTGGAACCGCAACTGACCCTGCTGCGCCCCCGCGTGATCCTGGCAGTCGGGCACACCGCCGCCGCGTACCTGCTCGACACCCGTCTGGGCATGGGAGCCCTGCGCGGCCAGTGGTTTCAGTACCGGCACGACGACGGGCAGGGCGGGACGTACGCCGCGCCCCTGATGCCGCTGCTGCACCCCGCCTACCTGCTGCGCCGCGACACCCGTGCGCCCGGTGGTCCCAAGAGCCTGACCTGGCGGGACATCCGCGAGGCGGCGGCCGTGCTGCGCGGCGACCACGCACCGGGCCCCTTCGCGGACCCCGCCCCGCCGGACATGCAGGGCCAACCCGGCCTGTTCTGA
- a CDS encoding LysM peptidoglycan-binding domain-containing M23 family metallopeptidase, whose translation MNRRSLLLAALLLVGGAAAYTVKPGDTLYSISRANGTTPEALMQLNNLGSTTLEVGQELRLPGQAATPARPAQTPPAANSRPGLPAPLPPEQLAPTPATARIAGVNITVPGSLRMGEAFTVQLSGARAAQATVRFPSEIGEDVRQPNEILKPIGAAGEFVVPGRVVLGKTTPVVFEVSVGGELVRGRIPVVGLDQPIQHLNLPPQISGVLVDPGRKAEDALVEKAYARRTPQAWTRPFAPALSGVSPTSSSFGQPRTYTAGGPVAYHFGTDYPARAGTPVLAVNDGTVVIAGRYPVRGGLVVIDHGAGVASLYFHQSRVTAKVGQKVTRGQKIGEVGSTGLSAGPHLHLELRVRGEGTNPAGWMNRLWPR comes from the coding sequence ATGAACCGCCGCTCCCTGCTGCTGGCCGCGCTGCTCCTGGTGGGCGGCGCGGCGGCCTACACCGTCAAACCCGGCGACACGCTGTACTCGATTTCCCGCGCCAACGGCACCACGCCCGAGGCGCTCATGCAGCTGAACAACCTGGGCAGCACGACCCTGGAAGTCGGGCAGGAACTGCGCCTGCCCGGTCAGGCGGCCACGCCCGCCCGCCCGGCGCAGACGCCGCCCGCCGCGAACAGCCGACCCGGCCTGCCCGCCCCACTGCCGCCAGAACAGCTGGCGCCCACACCCGCCACGGCCCGCATCGCCGGCGTGAACATCACGGTGCCCGGCAGTCTGCGCATGGGCGAGGCGTTCACCGTGCAGCTCAGCGGCGCGCGGGCCGCGCAGGCCACCGTGCGCTTCCCCAGCGAGATCGGCGAGGACGTCCGGCAACCCAATGAGATCCTGAAACCCATCGGGGCGGCCGGCGAGTTCGTCGTGCCGGGCCGGGTGGTCCTGGGCAAGACCACCCCGGTCGTGTTCGAGGTCAGCGTGGGCGGCGAACTCGTGCGCGGCCGCATTCCGGTCGTGGGACTCGATCAGCCCATCCAGCACCTGAACCTGCCCCCGCAGATCAGCGGCGTGCTGGTCGACCCGGGCCGCAAGGCCGAGGACGCCCTGGTCGAGAAGGCCTACGCCCGGCGCACCCCGCAGGCCTGGACGCGGCCCTTCGCCCCGGCCCTGAGCGGCGTGAGCCCCACCAGCAGTTCCTTCGGGCAGCCGCGCACGTACACGGCGGGCGGCCCGGTCGCGTACCACTTCGGCACCGACTACCCCGCCAGGGCCGGAACGCCCGTGCTGGCCGTGAACGACGGCACGGTCGTGATCGCCGGGCGCTACCCGGTGCGGGGCGGGCTGGTCGTCATCGACCACGGGGCGGGCGTGGCCAGCCTGTACTTCCATCAGAGCCGCGTGACCGCGAAGGTCGGGCAGAAGGTCACGCGCGGCCAGAAGATCGGCGAGGTCGGCAGCACCGGCCTGAGTGCCGGGCCGCACCTGCACCTCGAACTGCGCGTGCGCGGCGAGGGCACCAACCCCGCCGGGTGGATGAACCGCCTGTGGCCCCGCTGA
- a CDS encoding amidase: MPVTPDAVRSDASDPQRAWAFRPASPLPGVPGGPLSGLTFSVKDLFGVPGWPLRASTRAPVPDPGQSVLVRRLLDLGASATGKTHLHEIALGITGANGFGGTTHPTLPGRVPGGSSSGAAVSVALGQVEFALGTDTGGSIRVPAAWCGVRGYKPTKGHADWSEAGVLPLSGTCDHTGPLAADLRTIIRVHGALTGQPVPPQDWAGRRVGLWLPDGWVTPDVRAAVLGVAGTLEGLGATVTPVDFPEVLDAYSPIVLSEAAAVHRDALTLDEPGFLPFTLAALRQGAALSADEVQAAFARRAAYRQQLDALLGTFDVLLAPAVPTPPPHTGQDEVDLPGGPLPLRRAVLRLTAPFSLLGAPTAALPTTHHAGGQPFVGVQLVGRHGQDDTLLALAHALDTAPATGTPNPA; the protein is encoded by the coding sequence ATGCCAGTGACCCCGGACGCCGTCAGATCAGACGCCAGCGACCCGCAGCGGGCCTGGGCGTTCCGGCCCGCGTCTCCCCTGCCCGGCGTGCCGGGCGGGCCACTGTCGGGCCTGACCTTCAGCGTGAAGGACCTGTTCGGCGTGCCCGGCTGGCCGCTCCGCGCCAGTACCCGCGCGCCCGTCCCGGACCCCGGCCAGAGCGTGCTGGTGCGCCGCCTGCTGGACCTGGGGGCCAGCGCGACCGGCAAGACGCACCTGCACGAGATCGCGCTGGGCATCACCGGGGCCAACGGCTTCGGCGGGACCACTCACCCCACCCTGCCGGGGCGCGTGCCGGGCGGCAGCAGCAGCGGCGCGGCCGTCAGCGTGGCGCTGGGGCAGGTGGAGTTCGCGCTGGGCACCGATACCGGCGGCAGCATCCGCGTGCCCGCCGCGTGGTGCGGCGTGCGGGGCTACAAGCCCACCAAGGGGCACGCCGACTGGAGCGAGGCGGGCGTGCTGCCCCTGTCGGGCACCTGCGACCACACCGGGCCACTGGCCGCCGACCTGCGGACCATCATCCGCGTCCACGGGGCCCTGACCGGGCAGCCCGTGCCCCCGCAGGACTGGGCGGGCCGGCGCGTGGGCCTGTGGCTCCCGGACGGCTGGGTCACGCCGGACGTGCGCGCCGCCGTGCTGGGCGTGGCGGGCACCCTGGAGGGCCTGGGCGCGACCGTGACGCCCGTGGACTTCCCGGAAGTGCTCGACGCGTACTCGCCCATCGTGCTGAGCGAGGCGGCCGCCGTTCACCGGGACGCCCTGACACTGGACGAGCCGGGCTTCCTGCCGTTCACGCTGGCCGCGCTGCGGCAGGGCGCGGCCCTGAGTGCCGACGAGGTGCAGGCAGCCTTCGCGCGCCGCGCCGCGTACCGCCAGCAGCTGGACGCCCTGCTCGGCACCTTCGACGTCCTGCTGGCCCCCGCCGTGCCCACCCCGCCCCCCCACACCGGGCAGGACGAGGTGGACCTGCCGGGCGGCCCGCTCCCGCTGCGCCGCGCCGTGCTGCGCCTGACCGCGCCGTTCAGCCTGCTGGGCGCCCCGACCGCCGCGCTGCCCACCACGCACCACGCGGGCGGCCAGCCGTTCGTGGGCGTGCAACTCGTCGGGCGGCACGGGCAGGACGACACGCTGCTGGCCCTGGCCCACGCACTGGACACCGCCCCGGCCACGGGCACCCCGAACCCCGCGTGA